In Oxalobacteraceae bacterium OTU3CINTB1, the sequence TTGGCCTGTTCCATCAATTCCCAGGCGTCGAGCTTTTCGACAAAGGCCGGCTGCATATGTTCGCGGAAGGTTTCCACCATCTGTACCACCAGTTTCTGGCCGCGCGGGATGGTGTTGCGGCCTTCGCGGGCCTGCTGGCCCGCCTTCAGCCATGCCGGACTGGCGTGACGGCGTCCGCGCGCGTCCGCGCCCATGTTGGAGGCGCCGCCGAAGCCGGAGATGCGGCCCGCCGTCGCCGTCGACGAGTTGCCCTGCAAATCGATCTGCAGGGTGGAGCCGATGAACATGTCGCAGGCGTAGTGGCCGGCGGCCTGGCACATGGCGCGGTTGCTGCGCATGGTGCCGTCGGGGCCGATGGCGAAGACGTCCGGCCGGGCGTGGATGTAGTCCTCCATGCCCAGCTCCGAACCGAAGGAATACACCGATTGCACGAAGCCCGCCTCGATCGCCGGAATCAGCGCCGGGTGCGGATTCAGCGCCCAGTGCTTGCCGATCTTGCCGCGCAGGCCGAGCGACTCGGCGTACGTCGGCAGCAGCAGTTCGATGGCGGCGGTGTCGAAGCCGATGCCGTGGTTCAGACGCTGCACGCCGTATTCGGCGTAGATGCCTTTGATGGCCATCATCGCCATCAGCACCTGGATCTCGGAGATCTGCGCCGGATCGCGCGTGAACAGCGGTTCGATATAGTAGGGGCGCGGTGACTGCACGACGAAATCGACCCAGTCGCCCGGCACGTCGACGCGCGGCACGCTGTCGACGATGCGGTTGACCTGCACGATGACGATGCCCTGCTTGAAGGCGGTCGCCTCGACGATGGCCGGCGTATCCTCGGTGTTCGGG encodes:
- the mdcA gene encoding malonate decarboxylase subunit alpha, which gives rise to MTVAAWNTLQLNRAARLKRAGTELGTDLTGKSLPAARIADLLHAVIECGDRVCLEGNNQKQADFLGHALAHLNPERVNDLHMLQSVLALPEHLDVFERGVASKLDFSFSGPQAARVARLASAGKLNIGAIHTYLELFSRYFIDLPPRVCLIAAEAADRHGNLYTGPNTEDTPAIVEATAFKQGIVIVQVNRIVDSVPRVDVPGDWVDFVVQSPRPYYIEPLFTRDPAQISEIQVLMAMMAIKGIYAEYGVQRLNHGIGFDTAAIELLLPTYAESLGLRGKIGKHWALNPHPALIPAIEAGFVQSVYSFGSELGMEDYIHARPDVFAIGPDGTMRSNRAMCQAAGHYACDMFIGSTLQIDLQGNSSTATAGRISGFGGASNMGADARGRRHASPAWLKAGQQAREGRNTIPRGQKLVVQMVETFREHMQPAFVEKLDAWELMEQAKMAIPPVMIYGDDVTHILTEEGIANLLLCRTDEEREQAIRGVAGYTPVGLGRDAKMVENLRDRGIIQRAEDLGVDKRLATRDLLAARNMKDLVRASGGLYQPPKRFRNW